A genome region from Vicia villosa cultivar HV-30 ecotype Madison, WI unplaced genomic scaffold, Vvil1.0 ctg.000163F_1_1, whole genome shotgun sequence includes the following:
- the LOC131624845 gene encoding cytochrome P450 77A3-like, with product MASSLFSSTASLSSHYHLIFTVLAFLLSALIFFLTQKTKSKSLNLPPGPPGWPIVGNLFQVARSGKPFFEYVKEMKAKYGAIFTLKMGTRTMIILTDAKLVHEALIQKGALYATRPPENPTRNIFSANKFTVNAAVYGPVWKSLRRNLVQNMLSSTRLKEFRTVREKSMDKLINRLSVEAEKNDGVVWVLKDARFAVFCILVAMCFGLEMDEEKLEKIDQVMKNVLITLDPRIDDFLPILSMFFSKQRKRVLEVRKEQVEFIVPFIEQRRRAIQNPGSDETATTFSYLDTLFDVKVHEGKKSSPSNEELVSLISEFLNGGTDTTATAVEWGIAQLIDNPEIQEKLYQEINMTVGDKKVDEKDVEKMPYLQAVVKELLRKHPPTHFVLTHGVTEPTTLGGYDIPIDANIEIYTAGIGEDPKLWPNPEKFDPERFISKGEEADITGVTGVKMMPFGVGRRICPGLAIGTVHIHLMMARMVQEFEWSAYPPGKKIDFTGKMEFAVVMKDPLRAKIKPRG from the coding sequence ATGGCTTCTTCTCTCTTTTCATCCACTGCTTCTCTTTCCTCTCACTACCATCTCATCTTCACTGTCTTAGCCTTTCTCTTATCAGCCCTCATTTTCTTCCTCACTCAAAAAACCAAATCCAAAAGCCTCAACCTTCCACCAGGTCCACCCGGATGGCCTATCGTCGGCAACCTTTTCCAGGTTGCGCGTTCCGGGAAACCATTCTTCGAGTATGTGAAAGAAATGAAAGCAAAATATGGTGCAATATTCACACTCAAGATGGGAACAAGGACTATGATTATCCTCACGGATGCGAAACTTGTGCATGAAGCTTTGATTCAAAAGGGTGCTTTGTATGCAACTAGACCACCTGAGAATCCTACAAGGAACATCTTCAGTGCCAACAAGTTCACTGTAAATGCAGCGGTTTATGGTCCTGTTTGGAAATCACTGAGGAGAAACCTTGTTCAGAACATGCTGAGCTCAACTAGACTCAAAGAGTTTAGAACTGTTAGAGAGAAATCAATGGATAAACTCATCAATAGGCTTAGTGTTGAAGCTGAGAAGAATGATGGTGTTGTTTGGGTTCTCAAAGATGCAAGGTTTGCAGTTTTTTGCATACTGGTTGCTAtgtgttttggtttagaaatggATGAAGAGAAACTTGAGAAAATAGATCAAGTTATGAAGAATGTTCTCATCACTTTAGATCCAAGAATTGACGACTTTTTACCAATCCTAAGCATGTTTTTCTCTAAGCAGAGAAAAAGAGTTTTAGAAGTTCGAAAAGAACAAGTTGAATTCATAGTTCCTTTCATCGAGCAAAGAAGAAGAGCAATTCAAAACCCTGGTTCAGATGAAACAGCTACAACATTTTCATATTTAGACACACTTTTTGATGTCAAAGTTCATGAAGGTAAGAAATCATCACCTTCTAATGAAGAGCTGGTTTCACTTATCTCCGAGTTTCTCAATGGAGGAACAGATACAACAGCAACTGCTGTTGAGTGGGGAATAGCACAACTCATCGACAATCCTGAGATTCAAGAAAAACTCTATCAAGAAATTAATATGACAGTTGGAGacaaaaaagtagatgaaaaagatgTTGAGAAAATGCCTTATTTACAAGCTGTGGTGAAAGAGTTGCTAAGGAAGCATCCTCCAACACATTTTGTACTAACACATGGTGTTACCGAGCCTACAACTTTAGGAGGGTATGATATACCAATTGATGCAAACATTGAGATTTACACAGCTGGCATAGGTGAGGATCCTAAATTGTGGCCCAACCCTGAGAAATTTGATCCTGAAAGGTTCATTTCTAAGGGTGAGGAAGCTGATATAACAGGTGTTACTGGTGTGAAAATGATGCCATTTGGTGTTGGGAGAAGGATATGTCCTGGTTTGGCTATTGGTACTGTGCATATTCATTTGATGATGGCTAGGATGGTTCAAGAGTTTGAATGGAGTGCTTATCCACCAGGGAAGAAGATAGATTTCACTGGAAAGATGGAGTTTGCTGTTGTGATGAAGGATCCGCTAAGAGCAAAAATCAAGCCAAGAGGTTAA